Proteins encoded by one window of bacterium:
- a CDS encoding bifunctional methionine sulfoxide reductase B/A protein yields MEFNKLTPEEERVIVNKGTEMPFTGEYYLHTAKGTYTCKRCGTALYRSGDKFDAGCGWPSFDDAIPGAVKRTLDADGRRTEITCAKCGAHLGHVFEGEQFTEKNTRHCVNSISMNFVPESAMPAEVKTERAYFAGGCFWGTEHLLEQQPGVISAVSGYMGGTKENPTYREVCSGTTGHTETVEVVYDPSKTDYESLAKYFFEIHDPTQIDRQGPDVGDQYRSAVFFTSEQQRLIAEKLVGQLKEKGYKVVTQIAQADKFWEAEKYHQDYYNYTGKEPYCHFYTKRF; encoded by the coding sequence ATGGAATTCAACAAGTTGACCCCCGAAGAAGAACGGGTCATCGTAAATAAGGGAACGGAAATGCCGTTCACCGGCGAGTATTATCTGCATACCGCCAAAGGAACCTATACCTGCAAGCGGTGCGGAACGGCACTCTATCGCTCTGGTGACAAGTTTGATGCTGGCTGTGGATGGCCCAGCTTCGACGACGCCATCCCGGGCGCAGTGAAGCGAACTCTTGATGCTGACGGTCGGCGGACCGAGATAACCTGTGCCAAATGTGGCGCGCATCTCGGACATGTCTTCGAGGGTGAGCAGTTCACCGAGAAAAACACGCGTCACTGTGTTAACTCGATCTCGATGAACTTCGTACCGGAATCAGCTATGCCGGCCGAAGTGAAAACCGAACGCGCCTATTTTGCCGGTGGATGTTTCTGGGGAACCGAGCATCTGCTCGAACAACAGCCGGGCGTGATCTCCGCCGTGTCCGGCTATATGGGTGGAACGAAAGAGAACCCGACCTATCGCGAAGTCTGCTCCGGAACGACCGGTCATACTGAAACGGTCGAGGTCGTCTATGATCCGTCAAAGACCGACTATGAATCATTGGCGAAGTACTTCTTCGAGATACATGACCCGACGCAGATCGATCGCCAGGGACCGGATGTGGGCGACCAGTATCGCTCGGCCGTCTTCTTCACATCTGAACAGCAGAGGCTGATTGCCGAAAAATTGGTCGGTCAGTTGAAAGAAAAGGGATACAAAGTAGTCACTCAGATCGCTCAGGCGGACAAGTTCTGGGAAGCTGAAAAATACCACCAGGACTACTACAACTACACCGGCAAGGAACCGTACTGTCACTTCTATACCAAACGGTTCTAG